The bacterium genome window below encodes:
- a CDS encoding type II secretion system F family protein — protein MPTFQWIGKTREGLVKKGLIVANDLETAENQLRMQQIATTLIKPKAKDLGEMFPFLAKGITIKDQVIFTRQFATMIDAGLPLVQCLDILGTQTENPAFKKIILQVKGDVESGSTFSDALEKHPKVFDRLYVNLVAAGEVGGILDTILNRLAVYLEKADSLRRKVKSALIYPVAVTVIAIVVIVVMLVKVIPVFEKMFADFGGALPGPTQMVISVSHFLQAWIVWMIVGVVALSFVLKKIYGTERGRIFFDGVFLKLPIFGPLLKKVAVARFSRTLSTMLSSGVPILDALEIVARTAGNVIVERELLVTKASISEGKTIAEPLQQSKVFPGMVVQMIAVGEQTGAMDAMLAKLADFYDDEVDVAVDGLTSLLEPILMVGLGGSIGALLVAMYLPIFKIAETVV, from the coding sequence ATGCCGACATTTCAGTGGATAGGGAAGACGCGCGAGGGCCTGGTCAAGAAGGGTCTCATCGTCGCCAATGATCTCGAGACTGCTGAGAATCAGCTGCGTATGCAGCAGATCGCAACGACACTGATCAAGCCCAAGGCCAAAGACCTTGGAGAGATGTTCCCGTTTCTGGCCAAGGGCATCACGATCAAGGACCAGGTTATCTTCACGCGCCAGTTTGCGACGATGATCGATGCGGGTCTGCCGCTGGTTCAGTGCCTGGACATCCTGGGCACGCAAACGGAGAACCCAGCTTTCAAGAAGATCATCCTGCAGGTCAAAGGGGATGTCGAGAGTGGGTCGACATTCTCGGATGCGCTCGAAAAGCACCCGAAGGTCTTCGATCGGCTCTACGTGAACCTGGTCGCTGCCGGTGAAGTCGGTGGTATTCTGGATACGATCCTGAACCGTCTGGCCGTCTATCTGGAAAAGGCCGATAGTCTGCGCCGCAAGGTAAAGAGCGCGCTGATCTATCCGGTTGCAGTCACCGTGATCGCGATCGTCGTTATCGTCGTGATGCTCGTCAAGGTCATCCCGGTCTTCGAGAAGATGTTTGCGGACTTTGGCGGAGCACTTCCCGGACCCACGCAGATGGTCATTTCCGTATCGCACTTCCTTCAGGCGTGGATCGTCTGGATGATCGTCGGAGTGGTGGCACTGAGTTTTGTGTTGAAGAAGATCTACGGCACGGAACGCGGGCGAATCTTTTTCGACGGAGTATTTTTGAAGCTACCGATCTTCGGGCCCCTGCTGAAGAAGGTCGCTGTGGCTCGTTTCAGTCGCACTCTTTCGACCATGCTCTCCTCGGGTGTTCCGATTTTGGATGCGCTCGAAATCGTGGCGCGCACGGCCGGAAACGTGATCGTCGAGCGCGAATTGCTCGTGACGAAGGCTTCGATCTCCGAGGGCAAGACGATCGCAGAACCTCTGCAGCAGTCGAAGGTCTTTCCGGGGATGGTCGTGCAGATGATTGCAGTCGGAGAGCAGACCGGCGCAATGGATGCCATGCTCGCCAAGCTGGCTGACTTCTACGACGACGAAGTCGATGTGGCCGTCGATGGGCTCACGTCCCTTCTCGAGCCGATCCTCATGGTCGGTCTCGGCGGTTCGATCGGTGCGTTGCTGGTGGCCATGTATCTCCCGATCTTCAAGATCGCCGAAACCGTCGTCTAG
- a CDS encoding PAS domain S-box protein produces MRAPANAQQSALPVRAFAIRLAALGGIFAVAVLSEIRGGGSYSERELVALYALVLTGFLLSLAYGALRAWGNSERVNYFELTGDLILLTGLVYCSGGSRSLFGPLYIIWIVHVALAAGSRATILAWAGATICYGLVGLAPALGAFPAFEPGSQLGVHEALSSAGAHALAFLGVAILSRNLADQIQAGRVELRELGEIHQRIVDNVASGLLTVDRAARISSFNSEAERITGYGSAEVMGWPLAKLFPNLDPGETGDSAPADLPGTATQERGRMELVFESRNAQELHLGMSISILRDAGGHEDGAIVIFQDLTKVVQMEEQLRRSERLGAVGQLAAGLAHEIRNPLASLSGAIELLEGDLPSGDASSLRLARIVQRETARLNRLVSDFLTYARPGPGHFLAVPLQELMAEIAELDEYSEGRGCELELDIENGLSARGNPDQLRQVIWNLVINAAQSEPRDHKVRIEARGRVDESGAPRVHIDVIDCGCGIPPELVERIFEPFFTTKPKGTGLGLATVHRVIEAHGGQMGVRTEQGQGTVVSVDLPAA; encoded by the coding sequence GTGCGCGCTCCTGCGAATGCCCAGCAATCGGCGCTGCCGGTTCGGGCCTTTGCGATCCGACTGGCGGCGCTGGGTGGCATCTTTGCGGTCGCCGTACTCAGCGAGATTCGCGGTGGCGGGTCCTATTCTGAGCGCGAACTCGTAGCGCTCTACGCTCTGGTCCTCACGGGCTTTCTCCTCTCGCTGGCCTACGGAGCTCTGCGAGCCTGGGGAAACTCCGAACGGGTCAACTATTTCGAGCTTACCGGGGATCTCATCCTTCTCACCGGACTCGTCTATTGCTCGGGCGGCTCGCGTTCGCTTTTTGGTCCCCTCTACATCATCTGGATCGTTCATGTCGCACTGGCGGCGGGCTCGCGCGCGACGATACTGGCATGGGCCGGAGCTACGATCTGTTACGGTCTCGTAGGTCTTGCACCGGCGCTGGGGGCGTTCCCCGCGTTTGAGCCAGGCAGTCAGCTGGGGGTACACGAGGCGCTGTCATCTGCGGGTGCACATGCACTCGCATTTCTGGGTGTCGCGATCCTGTCCCGGAATCTGGCTGATCAGATCCAGGCGGGCCGCGTCGAACTTCGAGAACTCGGAGAGATTCACCAGCGAATCGTCGACAATGTGGCCAGCGGTCTACTCACGGTGGATCGAGCTGCGCGGATCTCTTCGTTCAACAGCGAGGCCGAGCGAATCACCGGCTACGGCAGCGCCGAGGTCATGGGCTGGCCGCTCGCGAAGCTCTTCCCCAATCTCGATCCCGGAGAAACGGGTGATTCTGCCCCTGCGGATCTTCCGGGTACTGCGACGCAGGAGCGCGGCCGTATGGAACTCGTGTTCGAAAGTCGGAATGCCCAGGAGTTGCATCTTGGAATGTCGATTTCGATTCTGCGCGATGCGGGCGGCCATGAAGATGGGGCGATCGTGATCTTCCAGGACTTGACGAAGGTCGTGCAGATGGAAGAGCAGTTGCGTCGTAGCGAACGACTCGGTGCGGTCGGACAGCTCGCGGCGGGACTGGCGCACGAGATTCGCAACCCTCTTGCATCCCTGTCCGGAGCGATCGAACTACTGGAGGGTGATCTGCCTTCCGGGGATGCGAGTTCTTTGCGACTCGCGCGAATCGTGCAGCGTGAGACCGCGCGTCTAAACCGTCTGGTCAGCGACTTCTTGACCTACGCAAGACCCGGCCCCGGGCACTTTCTCGCCGTACCTCTTCAGGAGCTGATGGCAGAGATCGCGGAGCTGGACGAATACTCGGAGGGTCGCGGCTGCGAACTGGAGCTTGACATCGAAAACGGGTTGAGTGCGCGTGGTAATCCGGATCAACTCCGCCAGGTCATCTGGAACCTGGTGATCAACGCAGCTCAGTCAGAACCCCGAGATCACAAGGTGCGGATCGAAGCGAGAGGCCGGGTGGATGAGTCTGGTGCTCCAAGGGTGCACATCGACGTGATCGACTGTGGTTGCGGGATTCCCCCGGAGCTCGTCGAGCGCATCTTCGAACCCTTCTTCACGACGAAACCCAAAGGTACCGGGCTCGGCCTGGCAACGGTCCATCGCGTGATCGAGGCGCACGGCGGCCAGATGGGCGTTCGAACGGAACAAGGACAGGGAACCGTAGTCAGTGTGGATTTGCCCGCAGCTTGA